Proteins encoded by one window of Amaranthus tricolor cultivar Red isolate AtriRed21 chromosome 4, ASM2621246v1, whole genome shotgun sequence:
- the LOC130811200 gene encoding synaptonemal complex protein 1-like, with translation MQKLGFLGLKSFDSFKSLTGSASGTAKTLALSSRSSSDSITSGSFASLKLTAEKLVKEQASVRTDLDLANSKLKKYLEHIHVLEEKLQAACNENARLKVKQKEDGKLWQGLESKFSSTKTLCDQLTETLQLLASQVQDSEKDKQLIEEKLTANSAALDALNDQMKNLSLKLESAEENIRQRDQALKEIQEQKEEQQVLHEDERSKSTKIIEEKDALIKCLEEDLAKSRLVGENLKSAFNDADIELKSKEETLTKMRVSLENMEKEKINLQCSSDEFAKRLTTSMQETKNLKDVVGVFAAKLVELDEHSLSVSKQISQLYSVYDFCSKLVELERDLTAKRAEEKFALLHHQHMLLKAERDELQSLNQELKGKVDELHQAQESAMVQHADECRLTEERIRKLESEAEVLVSKNSEAEKIIAKLEEQIRILSDSLGSSENEKKDLTIRLSELELEKKEHMEKLQGDVQKKEDAIDGFQKEILKITEQVKSLEEQAKKLHSMLEEKEQLILQYNDKAKQLESQNAEIQAQLVTAESKLGEAKKQYDAMLDSKRLELSKHLKEISQRNDQAINDIRKKYEVEKQEIVNFEKEKADKAVSEMERLCEIKLNECKEESKKNLAHIQEEHVALIDRIKKEHEREEFNLKSAHLEELKCIQLQAEKDLREKITTLRNEYESQIRALKLKSEDECRQLQQELDLQKSKEERQRALLELQWKVMSDKPQEDQEVNSKKEYSVSSIRKRDADDTKRSMHAPLDSNYRGVIQSPVSSLLRKVEKGNAGSMMDVSKHGRKVTHREYEEETTNGGTVTKRRKTKSTVMFADPRKHKKVSNPKANTPKSFTKGSRKTGYIQSQPTNLVDLFSEGSLNPYAEGDDPYAFD, from the exons ATGCAAAAACTTGGGTTTCTAGGCTTGAAAAGCTTTGATTCGTTTAAATCTTTGACAGGATCGGCTTCAGGAACAGCTAAAACCTTAGCACTTTCTTCGCGATCATCTTCCGATTCCATTACTTCAGGAAGTTTTGCGAGCTTGAAGCTCACTGCTG AAAAATTAGTCAAAGAACAAGCTTCAGTGAGAACAGATCTCGATTTGGCG AAttcgaaattgaaaaaatatctGGAGCATATTCATGTTCTAGAAGAGAAATTACAAGCAGCTTGCAATGAGAACGCGAGATTGAAAGTAAAACAAAAGGAAGACGGGAAGCTATGGCAAGGTCTCGAGTCAAAATTCTCTTCCACAAAAACCTTATGCGATCAGCTCACCGAAACCTTGCAGCTTTTGGCCAGTCAAGTTCAGGATT CAGAGAAGGACAAGCAGTTGATTGAAGAGAAATTAACAGCAAATTCAGCTGCATTGGATGCTTTGAATGATCAAATGAAGAATTTGTCTCTTAAGTTGGAGTCAGCAGAGGAAAATATACGACAAC GTGATCAGGCACTTAAGGAGATCCAAGAGCAGAAAGAGGAACAACAGGTACTTCATGAGGATGAACGGTCCAAAAGTACCAAAATTATAGAGGAAAAAG ATGCTTTGATCAAATGCCTTGAAGAGGATCTTGCCAAAAGCAGATTGGTTGGTGAGAATTTGAAATCAGCATTCAATGATGCAGATATAGAACTGAAATCGAAAGAGGAGACTCTTACTAAAATGAGAGTTTCTCTTGAAAACATGGAGAAGGAGAAAATTAATCTTCAATGTAGCAGTGATGAGTTTGCAAAAAGATTAACCACATCAATGCAGGAAACAAAAAATCTAAAAGATGTTGTAGGTGTTTTTGCTGCAAAACTGGTTGAATTGGATGAGCACAGTTTGTCTGTATCAAAACAGATTTCTCAACTCTACTCTGTGTACGATTTCTGTTCTAAATTGGTTGAACTTGAGAGGGATCTCACTGCTAAACGTGCTGAAGAGAAATTTGCTCTTCTGCATCATCAGCACATGCTGTTAAAAGCAGAAAGAGATGAGTTACAATCCTTGAATCAGGAGTTGAAGGGTAAGGTAGATGAACTTCATCAAGCCCAAGAGTCTGCGATGGTGCAGCATGCTGATGAATGCCGCTTAACAGAAGAGAGGATACGTAAGTTAGAGTCTGAGGCAGAAGTTCTTGTCTCCAAGAATTCTGAAGCAGAAAAGATCATTGCCAAGTTGGAGGAGCAAATTCGCATCCTCTCAGACAGCTTAGGCTCATCTGAGAACGAAAAG AAGGATCTGACGATTAGATTGTCAGAGCTAGAATTAGAAAAGAAGGAGCACATGGAGAAGCTCCAGGGAGATGTACAGAAAAAGGAGGATGCTATTGATGGATTTCAGAAAGAGATTTTGAAAATCACAGAGCAGGTGAAGTCTTTGGAGGAGCAAGCAAAAAAGCTTCATTCCATGTTGGAGGAGAAGGAACAGCTAATCCTTCAATACAATGACAAAGCGAAGCAACTGGAAAGCCAAAATGCAGAG ATTCAGGCACAATTAGTCACTGCAGAAAGCAAGCTCGGAGAAGCTAAAAAGCAGTATGATGCTATGCTTGACTCTAAACGGTTAGAGCTGTCAAAGCATTTGAAGGAGATTTCCCAGAGGAATGACCAG GCAATAAATGACATTAGGAAGAAGTATGAAGTAGAGAAGCAAGAGATTGTTAATTTTGAGAAAGAGAAG GCAGACAAGGCAGTTTCTGAGATGGAAAGGCTCTGTGAGATAAAACTTAATGAGTGTAAAGAGGAATCAAAGAAGAATCTGGCTCACATACAAGAGGAACATGTTGCTCTG ATTGATCGCATAAAAAAGGAGCATGAGAGAGAAGAGTTCAATCTCAAATCTGCCCACCTTGAAGAACTGAAATGTATTCAACTCCAGGCTGAGAAAGATTTAAGAGAG AAAATAACCACACTCAGAAATGAGTATGAATCCCAGATAAGAGCTTTAAAATTGAAGAGTGAAGATGAATGTAGACAGCTTCAGCAAGAGTTGGATCTTCAGAAATCTAAA GAAGAAAGGCAAAGGGCTCTTTTGGAGCTACAGTGGAAAGTGATGAGTGACAAACCCCAAGAGGACCAAGAAGTAAACTCAAAGAAG GAGTATTCTGTTTCATCAATCAGGAAGAGAGATGCAGACGACACGAAAAGAAGCATGCATGCACCACTG GATTCAAATTACCGAGGTGTAATTCAATCTCCTGTATCAAGCTTGCTAAGGAAAGTAGAGAAGGGGAATGCTGGAAGCATGATGGATGTATCCAAACATGGAAGGAAG GTAACTCATCGTGAATATGAAGAGGAAACAACAAATGGAGGCACAGTTACCAAAAGGAGGAAAACTAAGAGTACAGTCATGTTTGCG GATCCAAGGAAGCATAAGAAGGTTTCAAATCCTAAAGCCAATACTCCAAAGAGCTTTACGAAG GGAAGTAGGAAAACAGGATACATTCAGAGTCAACCTACCAATCTAGTTGATTTGTTTTCTGAAGGGTCATTAAATCCGTATGCTGAGGGAGACGATCCCTATGCCTTTGATTAA
- the LOC130810904 gene encoding uncharacterized mitochondrial protein AtMg00310-like, whose amino-acid sequence MGFRDLKCFNQALLAKQVWRLYEGTNPQLSAVLKARYFKNDDVLAARRGFDPSFTWRSIWGSKSLLQESLGWRVGWGWTINARNDKWLMIDGKFSCPKMLIDNIPDFKVGELIDADARR is encoded by the coding sequence ATGGGGTTCAGAGACCTTAAATGTTTTAACCAAGCGCTGTTGGCGAAGCAGGTTTGGAGACTTTATGAGGGAACAAACCCGCAACTGTCTGCTGTTCTTAAAGCTCGATACTTCAAAAATGATGACGTGCTGGCAGCAAGGAGGGGTTTTGACCCGAGCTTCACATGGAGAAGTATTTGGGGTTCAAAATCACTCCTCCAAGAAAGTTTGGGATGGAGAGTTGGCTGGGGTTGGACAATCAATGCAAGGAATGATAAATGGCTTATGATTGATGGAAAATTCTCTTGCCCAAAAATGCTAATTGATAATATCCCGGACTTCAAGGTTGGGGAGTTGATTGATGCAGATGCTAGGAGATAG
- the LOC130811206 gene encoding probable mitochondrial adenine nucleotide transporter BTL3, translated as MSISDTFTLEYTPILPHPSQSSPYGGLFLDPIIPPLFFNCISSPSIIRTISKSPSFSSRNCVVSLKGKKSISFKGVFSCVSLKDYSNNGEEEGNVEIKDMGLEKGNLQSTRRRGAMNSSKHLWAGAVAAMVARTVVAPLERLKLEYIVRGEQKHILELARTIAVTQGLRGFWKGNLVNILRTAPFKAINFCAYDTYSKQLRKLHLFEGANVERFIAGAAAGITATVLCLPLDTIRTRIVAHGGEKLGGVVGAFRYMIKTEGCLSLYKGLLPSIMSIAPSSAVFYGVYDILKTAYLNSPEGRERIQKMKSYGEDITALGQLELGPLRTLLYGAISGACAEAATYPFEVIRRQLQMQVRTAKLSTPATFIKIIEQGGIPGLYAGLLPSVLQVLPSAAISYFMYEFMKIVLKAE; from the exons ATGTCAATCTCCGATACATTTACTCTTGAATATACCCCAATTCTTCCTCACCCTTCTCAATCCTCACCATATGGTGGACTCTTTCTAGATCCCATTATTCCCCCTTTATTCTTCAATTGCATTTCTTCCCCTTCAATTATTAGAACCATTTCTAAGTccccttctttttcttctcgAAATTGTGTAGTTTCTCTTAAAGGCAAGAAATCAATATCGTTTAAGGGTGTTTTTTCTTGTGTTAGTCTTAAGGATTATAGCaataatggagaagaagaaggaaaTGTGGAAATTAAAGATATGGGTTTGGAGAAAGGGAACCTTCAGTCTACCAGACGACGCGGTGCCATGAATTCTTCTAAGCATTTATGGGCTGGTGCTGTTGCTGCTATGGTTGCCAG AACTGTTGTTGCCCCACTTGAGAGACTGAAGCTAGAATATATTGTTCGTGGTGAGCAGAAACATATCTTGGAGCTCGCTAGAACAATTGCTGTCACTCAGGGCTTGAGGGGCTTTTGGAAAGGGAATTTGGTTAATATTTTACGCACAGCTCCTTTCAAGGCGATCAATTTTTGTGCTTATGATACATACAGTAAGCAACTACGCAAATTACATCTTTTTGAGGGAGCAAATGTTGAAAGATTCATTGCTGGAGCTGCTGCTGGAATTACTGCTACTGTTCTCTGTTTGCCTTTAGACACT ATTCGAACCAGAATAGTTGCTCATGGTGGGGAGAAGTTGGGTGGCGTTGTTGGTGCTTTTCGCTATATGATCAAAACAGAAGGATGCCTTTCTCTTTATAAGGGCTTGCTTCCATCTATTATGAGTATTGCGCCTTCCAGTGCAGTGTTCTATGGGGTGTATGATATTCTTAAAACAGCTTATTTGAATTCACCTGAAGGAAGAGAAAGGATTCAGAAAATGAAATCATACGGAGAAGATATAACAGCCTTGGGTCAATTGGAATTGGGACCTCTAAGGACCTTATTATACGGGGCTATTTCTGGTGCTTGTGCTGAAGCTGCTACCTATCCATTTGAAGTGATAAGGAGACAGCTTCAAATGCAAGTTCGAACAGCAAAGTTGAGTACGCCTGCAACTTTTATTAAGATAATTGAGCAAGGAGGGATTCCTGGTCTCTATGCAGGATTGCTTCCTAGTGTTCTTCAG GTGCTCCCTTCAGCAGCAATAAGTTATTTCATGTATGAGTTCATGAAGATAGTACTCAAAGCAGAATGA
- the LOC130811224 gene encoding nifU-like protein 2, chloroplastic, protein MASKLLLPNHYYLKHKPPTPPSSLKHHPIHGISTFIHHHQTPPTNARRARRQLPVVAVSAAMQPLDLTEENIEKVLEDSRVELAQLFDTSVGMTGVAELAEVDGPFVKIRLRGKFWHMRSTVLARLGNYLKQRIPEILEVDIEDEKQLDDSPENF, encoded by the coding sequence aTGGCATCCAAACTATTACTCCCTAATCACTACTATCTAAAACACAAACCACCAACACCCCCATCTTCCTTGAAACACCATCCTATACATGGAATCTCAACCTTCATTCATCATCACCAAACACCACCCACCAATGCTCGGCGGGCGAGACGACAGCTACCGGTGGTGGCAGTATCAGCAGCAATGCAGCCATTGGACTTAACAGAAGAGAACATAGAGAAGGTTCTAGAAGATTCAAGGGTAGAATTGGCACAACTGTTTGATACATCAGTGGGAATGACAGGGGTTGCTGAACTTGCAGAGGTAGATGGACCATTTGTGAAGATCAGATTAAGAGGGAAGTTCTGGCATATGAGAAGTACTGTATTGGCTAGGCTTGGTAATTACTTAAAACAGAGGATTCCTGAGATTTTGGAGGTTGATATTGAAGATGAGAAGCAATTGGATGATAGTCCTGagaatttctga
- the LOC130811204 gene encoding uncharacterized protein LOC130811204 isoform X1, whose protein sequence is MPPPPDDAPICCFADEDSSSDGKHCPHCRKSDPSSSSTSYFDPISETNSDKFKRIISASIKGFVIGAGLKGGVSIFSLLARLSRRKSSKSIKKVGDVSSSEEILSVVTETLRYGLFLGTFAGTFSSVDEIVAAFGGHRRTSKWRVLLAGAIAGPSMLLTGLNTQHNSLAIYIFMRAAVLASRCGIKSKRFGRICKPLTWAHGDIFLMCLSSSQILSAYILKQESLPSSYKSFLNKHGGKDISILQGVKDIASGLPFSNLGVIEKYYKSIGMNIKLDPEMKVPCSFVHGNQSCEAHFLTFLVEAYKRAVPVYLPVYLVPALIVHRQDLLKRPYSIVGKSVFGIARSSLFLSTYCASAWMWTCILFRIFKRCTIPMVVLGTFPPGLALAIEKKSRRIEISLYCLARAIESFFTCMADIGYLPQSLMNIKRADVVVFSLSTAIIMHCYSQEREVFKSKYLNVLDWVFGVPCPPCYTPRYKNK, encoded by the exons ATGCCACCACCTCCAGACGATGCCCCCATTTGCTGCTTCGCCGACGAAGATTCTTCCTCCGATGGTAAACATTGCCCGCATTGCCGCAAATCGGATCCTTCCTCCTCCTCCACTTCCTATTTCGACCCGATTTCCGAAACTAATTCGGATAAGTTTAAGCGGATTATCTCTGCATCCATTAAAGGTTTTGTTATTGGAGCTGGATTAAAGGGTGGTGTTtctattttctctctccttgcTCGATTAAGTCGCCGGAAATCCTCCAAATCTATCAA GAAAGTGGGTGATGTTTCTAGTAGTGAAGAGATTTTATCAGTGGTTACAGAAACCTTGCGTTACGGTCTTTTTCTTGGTACTTTTGCCGGTACTTTTTCTTCTGTTGATGAGATTGTTGCTGCTTTTGGTGGTCATCGTAG GACTTCGAAATGGAGGGTGTTATTGGCAGGTGCAATTGCTGGGCCTTCTATGCTATTAACAGGATTAAATACACAACACAATAGCTTGGCTATATATATCTTCATGCGAGCAGCTGTGTTGGCATCTCGGTGTGGTATTAAGAGCAAGCGATTTGGTCGCATTTGCAAACCTTTGACTTGGGCTCATGGAGATATCTTCCTCATGTGTCTTTCCTCCTCCCAAATTCT ATCGGCCTACATATTGAAGCAAGAATCTTTACCTTCATCATACAAGTCGTTCCTCAATAAACACGGTGGAAAGGATATCTCCATTCTGCAGGGTGTAAAAGATATTGCGAGTGGATTGCCCTTTTCTAATCTAGGGGTAATAGAGAAGTATTACAAATCAATTGGTATGAACATCAaattagatcctgaaatgaaagTCCCCTGCTCG TTTGTGCATGGGAATCAATCATGTGAGGCGCATTTCCTCACGTTTCTTGTCGAAGCTTATAAAAGAGCAGTACCAGTGTATCTTCCAGTATATTTGGTTCCTGCACTGATAGTTCATCGTCAAGACCTATTGAAAAG ACCTTACTccattgtgggaaagagtgttTTTGGTATAGCGCGTTCTAGCTTGTTCCTGTCGACATATTGTGCTTCAGCCTG GATGTGGACATGCATTCTTTTTAGGATTTTCAAGAGATGCACCATACCGATGGTGGTATTGGGGACG TTTCCACCTGGCCTTGCATTAGCCATTGAGAAGAAGAGCAGACGGATCGAAATATCACTCTATTGCCTAGCTCGTGCAATTGAGAGTTTCTTCACTTGCATGGCTGACATTGGATATTTACCTCAATCACTAATGAATATCAAGAGAGCTGATGTGGTTGTTTTCAGCTTATCAACAGCTATAATTATGCACTGTTATTCTCAGGAGAGGGAAGTTTTTAAATCGAAGTACCTAAACGTTCTTGATTGGGTCTTTGGTGTGCCATGCCCACCTTGCTACACGCCTCGCTATAAAAACAAGTAG
- the LOC130811204 gene encoding uncharacterized protein LOC130811204 isoform X2: protein MPPPPDDAPICCFADEDSSSDGKHCPHCRKSDPSSSSTSYFDPISETNSDKFKRIISASIKGFVIGAGLKGGVSIFSLLARLSRRKSSKSIKKVGDVSSSEEILSVVTETLRYGLFLGTFAGTFSSVDEIVAAFGGHRRSAYILKQESLPSSYKSFLNKHGGKDISILQGVKDIASGLPFSNLGVIEKYYKSIGMNIKLDPEMKVPCSFVHGNQSCEAHFLTFLVEAYKRAVPVYLPVYLVPALIVHRQDLLKRPYSIVGKSVFGIARSSLFLSTYCASAWMWTCILFRIFKRCTIPMVVLGTFPPGLALAIEKKSRRIEISLYCLARAIESFFTCMADIGYLPQSLMNIKRADVVVFSLSTAIIMHCYSQEREVFKSKYLNVLDWVFGVPCPPCYTPRYKNK, encoded by the exons ATGCCACCACCTCCAGACGATGCCCCCATTTGCTGCTTCGCCGACGAAGATTCTTCCTCCGATGGTAAACATTGCCCGCATTGCCGCAAATCGGATCCTTCCTCCTCCTCCACTTCCTATTTCGACCCGATTTCCGAAACTAATTCGGATAAGTTTAAGCGGATTATCTCTGCATCCATTAAAGGTTTTGTTATTGGAGCTGGATTAAAGGGTGGTGTTtctattttctctctccttgcTCGATTAAGTCGCCGGAAATCCTCCAAATCTATCAA GAAAGTGGGTGATGTTTCTAGTAGTGAAGAGATTTTATCAGTGGTTACAGAAACCTTGCGTTACGGTCTTTTTCTTGGTACTTTTGCCGGTACTTTTTCTTCTGTTGATGAGATTGTTGCTGCTTTTGGTGGTCATCGTAG ATCGGCCTACATATTGAAGCAAGAATCTTTACCTTCATCATACAAGTCGTTCCTCAATAAACACGGTGGAAAGGATATCTCCATTCTGCAGGGTGTAAAAGATATTGCGAGTGGATTGCCCTTTTCTAATCTAGGGGTAATAGAGAAGTATTACAAATCAATTGGTATGAACATCAaattagatcctgaaatgaaagTCCCCTGCTCG TTTGTGCATGGGAATCAATCATGTGAGGCGCATTTCCTCACGTTTCTTGTCGAAGCTTATAAAAGAGCAGTACCAGTGTATCTTCCAGTATATTTGGTTCCTGCACTGATAGTTCATCGTCAAGACCTATTGAAAAG ACCTTACTccattgtgggaaagagtgttTTTGGTATAGCGCGTTCTAGCTTGTTCCTGTCGACATATTGTGCTTCAGCCTG GATGTGGACATGCATTCTTTTTAGGATTTTCAAGAGATGCACCATACCGATGGTGGTATTGGGGACG TTTCCACCTGGCCTTGCATTAGCCATTGAGAAGAAGAGCAGACGGATCGAAATATCACTCTATTGCCTAGCTCGTGCAATTGAGAGTTTCTTCACTTGCATGGCTGACATTGGATATTTACCTCAATCACTAATGAATATCAAGAGAGCTGATGTGGTTGTTTTCAGCTTATCAACAGCTATAATTATGCACTGTTATTCTCAGGAGAGGGAAGTTTTTAAATCGAAGTACCTAAACGTTCTTGATTGGGTCTTTGGTGTGCCATGCCCACCTTGCTACACGCCTCGCTATAAAAACAAGTAG
- the LOC130811204 gene encoding uncharacterized protein LOC130811204 isoform X3, translating to MLLTGLNTQHNSLAIYIFMRAAVLASRCGIKSKRFGRICKPLTWAHGDIFLMCLSSSQILSAYILKQESLPSSYKSFLNKHGGKDISILQGVKDIASGLPFSNLGVIEKYYKSIGMNIKLDPEMKVPCSFVHGNQSCEAHFLTFLVEAYKRAVPVYLPVYLVPALIVHRQDLLKRPYSIVGKSVFGIARSSLFLSTYCASAWMWTCILFRIFKRCTIPMVVLGTFPPGLALAIEKKSRRIEISLYCLARAIESFFTCMADIGYLPQSLMNIKRADVVVFSLSTAIIMHCYSQEREVFKSKYLNVLDWVFGVPCPPCYTPRYKNK from the exons ATGCTATTAACAGGATTAAATACACAACACAATAGCTTGGCTATATATATCTTCATGCGAGCAGCTGTGTTGGCATCTCGGTGTGGTATTAAGAGCAAGCGATTTGGTCGCATTTGCAAACCTTTGACTTGGGCTCATGGAGATATCTTCCTCATGTGTCTTTCCTCCTCCCAAATTCT ATCGGCCTACATATTGAAGCAAGAATCTTTACCTTCATCATACAAGTCGTTCCTCAATAAACACGGTGGAAAGGATATCTCCATTCTGCAGGGTGTAAAAGATATTGCGAGTGGATTGCCCTTTTCTAATCTAGGGGTAATAGAGAAGTATTACAAATCAATTGGTATGAACATCAaattagatcctgaaatgaaagTCCCCTGCTCG TTTGTGCATGGGAATCAATCATGTGAGGCGCATTTCCTCACGTTTCTTGTCGAAGCTTATAAAAGAGCAGTACCAGTGTATCTTCCAGTATATTTGGTTCCTGCACTGATAGTTCATCGTCAAGACCTATTGAAAAG ACCTTACTccattgtgggaaagagtgttTTTGGTATAGCGCGTTCTAGCTTGTTCCTGTCGACATATTGTGCTTCAGCCTG GATGTGGACATGCATTCTTTTTAGGATTTTCAAGAGATGCACCATACCGATGGTGGTATTGGGGACG TTTCCACCTGGCCTTGCATTAGCCATTGAGAAGAAGAGCAGACGGATCGAAATATCACTCTATTGCCTAGCTCGTGCAATTGAGAGTTTCTTCACTTGCATGGCTGACATTGGATATTTACCTCAATCACTAATGAATATCAAGAGAGCTGATGTGGTTGTTTTCAGCTTATCAACAGCTATAATTATGCACTGTTATTCTCAGGAGAGGGAAGTTTTTAAATCGAAGTACCTAAACGTTCTTGATTGGGTCTTTGGTGTGCCATGCCCACCTTGCTACACGCCTCGCTATAAAAACAAGTAG
- the LOC130811226 gene encoding signal peptidase complex-like protein DTM1: MADDAVFRRCLLCLAVVIIVVGYNTLSFKKMLVTYFVGLAAISGVLLPDWDFFDRDPFQWTYPLTVDQINRSDVLRNGSTRFRFYPIRTMIYGVVYAFGFYKWWTYVTQ; this comes from the exons ATGGCGGATGATGCGGTATTTAGACGGTGTTTGTTGTGCTTAGCGGTGGTGATAATAGTGGTTGGATACAACACACTTTCTTTTAAGAAAATGTTGGTGACTTACTTTGTGGGACTTGCTGCTATTTCTGGTGTTCTGTTGCCTGATTGGGATTTTTTTGATAGAGATCCTTTTCAATGGACTTACCCTCTTACTGTCGATCAGATTAACCGCTCAGATGTTCTTAGGAACGGATCTACTAG GTTTCGGTTTTATCCGATAAGAACAATGATATATGGTGTTGTCTACGCCTTTGGTTTCTACAAGTGGTGGACGTATGTAACTCAATAA
- the LOC130810905 gene encoding uncharacterized protein LOC130810905, with amino-acid sequence MDHYPVIVYWGGEVSYTGSDVGYNGGLNTVMFIHRQNTTFEVFVSKVYDVIGCDRNSFMLKLEMKYPVTGKNVLVPIKNDESISALAYAASQAPGTAMEVYVELVANLDNAREVMTSMELPESGPSALMQSNPGTMVQ; translated from the exons atggatcattatcccgttatagtgtattggggtggggaagtaagttatactggatccgatgttgggtataatggaggattaaatacagtgatgtttatccatcgtcaaaatacgacttttgaggtgtttgttagcaaagtctatgatgtaattggttgtgatcgcaactcttttatgttaaaattggagatgaaatatccggtgactgggaaaaatgtgttagtcccgattaagaatgatgaaagcataagtgctcttgcttatgcggcatcacaagcccctggaacggcaatggaggtttatgttgaattggttgcaaatttggataatgcgagggaagtcatgactagcatggaacttccagaatcaggtcctagt gcattaatgcaatctaatccaGGAACAATGGTGCAATGA